DNA sequence from the Butyricimonas faecalis genome:
TTGTTAAATTTTATGGATGTTCCAAAGAATAGAATTATAAATTTCCATATTTTTCTGAAAAAATATTCTGTTGTAAATAACACGCTCTTGCCATGTTTTTTTGTTGTTCGTATTGCTGTATAGGAATTTGCCTGTAGAGAAGATGATATTAAGGTGTACCTTCATGGGGCATTGTTCATAAAAATGTTGTATTTTTATCCACAAAATGAAGAATATGGATAAAGTGATTTTAACACCCGAGAATATAGGGCGGGAGCATATTTGTTGTGCCATGTCCGACAAGAAAAGCGCTGATGGCGTGGAGGCCAAGAAAGAGTGGTTAACGTGTCGCATGAAAGAAGGGTTGAAATTTATTAAATTGGATGTTCGGGGAAAAGTATTTATCGAGTATTTACCGGCTGAATATGCTTGGGTACCTGTAGAGGCAGACGGCTACACCTTCATTAATTGTTTATGGGTAGCCGGGTCGTTTAAAGGACACGGGTATGGTCGGGAATTATTGGAGACCTGCGAAGAGGATGTCGCGGCAACGAACGGGGTGGTGGTGATGGTAGGGAAGAAAAAGTTACCGTATCTTTCAGATAAGGCTTTTTTCATCAAACATGGATACGAGGTTTGTGACGCGTGTGCCCCGAACATTGAATTGTTGGTAAAACGATTCAGGCAGGATGCTCCGCTTCCCCGTTTCAAGGCTTGTGCCTCTGCCGGACTGGGCGATGATGTCAAGGGAATTGATATATTTTATACGGTACAATGCCCCTTCACGATGCCGTATATTAAACTATTGGAACCGGTTATTCAAGCTGCAAGCGTCCCCGTTCGGGTACACCCGATAACGACTCGTGAAATGGCACGGGAGCATCGGGCACCACACACCACGTACTGCGTGTTCGTGGACGGGAAGTTTTATACCCGCGAGGTTCTTACCCCGGCAAAGTTACAGAAGCTACTGGAAAAGCAATAGCTTCCGACTAGGGGCAAGCACGGTAATCACAGGTCTGTCTCCACCCTGTCCTTTTTATCAATATAGCTGGAGAAACGAAACTCCGGCATACCGAGGGCCATGGCTGCATGGATCGTGCCGTTTATTCCCAGCATATTAGCGAGTGTTCCCTTGTTTTCTTGGTGGATAGCGGAACAGACAAATCCCATGTAGAATTGGTTTACCCCTAGACATTCTGCCATGAGCGATCCATTCTGGTAAGCCAGGTTCGCGTCGGCACTCCCGAAACGACTGCTTTTCGGTGTGTGGATAAACAGGGCGGCTGTAGCTCCTCGCAGAATCATGTCATGGCCGTTGGCGTACTCTCGGTTTAAACGATCAAACGCGGGTAGATAACGGTAAGCATCCGGCATAATTCGTTTTAAGACGGGTTTTAGTATCGGGTTCCTCAATTTCTTGGCTGCCGAGTTAAACACGTTTAGCGTGAAGCGACTGATCGCGTCCAGTAGCTTGGGATCGGTTACCAGCGTGAAGTGTACTTGTTGCATATTACTTGCCGTGGGTGCACGATGAGCTGCCTCGATAATCTGTTCCAACATCTCTCGGGGAATCGGTCGGGTAGAAAATGCCCTGTTGGAACGGCGAGCTTTACACATGAGCATCATCTGTTCGGGAGTGGGGTAATCGCTGTATTTGAACGGGTGTACCTTCTCCGGCGGGAATTCGGAATGGAGCACGGAACCGGTAGGACACACGGCCACGCAATGTCCACACGCGATACAGTTTTCCACGTTTTGTACTTTCACCGCGGCGCCTTTTATTTCCTGCGTGATGATTTGTGAAGGGCATACCCGCGCGCATTTGCCGCATTTGATACAGGTTCCCGTGTTGATACTTAATTTTCCATCCATGATGCTGTCATTTTGCCTATGTTAATAATACGTTGTCTTGTCTACAAAAATAGGTAATATTCTTTAACTTTGGAGTCATGGATTTGAATTAACCGCTGTATTGTTGTTGTTTGTTATCAAATTGTATTTGTTGGGGGATATTTTTGAGAAAAAATAAATTCTTTCTTTTGTGTATTTAAATTTTCCTTTATATTTGCACCCGCGTTTGGAGAGGTGGCAGAGTGGTCGATTGCGGCGGTCTTGAAAACCGTTGTACTGCGAGGTACCGGGGGTTCGAATCCCTCCCTCTCCGCTAGAAAACACACAAAATCAGAGAGTTATCCCGAGAGGCTGACTCTTTTCTTGTTTTATGGTTGTTACTTTTTTGTTGTTTGTAACTTCGTGATTTGCAATATGTTGCAAGCACTTTTACCGAAGAAGTACCCTATTTCCACAACTTGACATACTCTTTTACGTGTCTTGATAAGTCGCTGTAACGTTCTGTGTACCTTAAGTTTAT
Encoded proteins:
- a CDS encoding GNAT family N-acetyltransferase, translating into MDKVILTPENIGREHICCAMSDKKSADGVEAKKEWLTCRMKEGLKFIKLDVRGKVFIEYLPAEYAWVPVEADGYTFINCLWVAGSFKGHGYGRELLETCEEDVAATNGVVVMVGKKKLPYLSDKAFFIKHGYEVCDACAPNIELLVKRFRQDAPLPRFKACASAGLGDDVKGIDIFYTVQCPFTMPYIKLLEPVIQAASVPVRVHPITTREMAREHRAPHTTYCVFVDGKFYTREVLTPAKLQKLLEKQ
- a CDS encoding nitroreductase family protein, with the protein product MDGKLSINTGTCIKCGKCARVCPSQIITQEIKGAAVKVQNVENCIACGHCVAVCPTGSVLHSEFPPEKVHPFKYSDYPTPEQMMLMCKARRSNRAFSTRPIPREMLEQIIEAAHRAPTASNMQQVHFTLVTDPKLLDAISRFTLNVFNSAAKKLRNPILKPVLKRIMPDAYRYLPAFDRLNREYANGHDMILRGATAALFIHTPKSSRFGSADANLAYQNGSLMAECLGVNQFYMGFVCSAIHQENKGTLANMLGINGTIHAAMALGMPEFRFSSYIDKKDRVETDL